In the Malania oleifera isolate guangnan ecotype guangnan chromosome 1, ASM2987363v1, whole genome shotgun sequence genome, one interval contains:
- the LOC131158588 gene encoding ABC transporter B family member 19 produces MAEATEAKALPEAEKKKEQTLSFYKLFSFADRYDWLLMITGSLGAVVHGSSMPVFFLLFGEMVNGFGKNQSDLRKMTEEVSKYALYFVFLGLVVCLSSYAEIACWMYTGERQVSTLRKKYLEAVLRQDVGFFDTDARTGDIVFSVSTDTLLVQDAISEKVGNFIHYLSTFLAGLVVGFLSAWRLALLSVAVIPGIAFAGGLYAYTLTGLTSKSRESYANAGIIAEQAIAQVRTVYSYVGESKALNSYSDAIQNTLKLGYKAGMAKGLGLGCTYGIACMSWALVFWYAGVFIRSGQTDGGKAFTAIFSAIVGGMSLGQSFSNLGAFSKGKAAGYKLMEIIKQKPTIIQDPSDGKCLTEVNGNIEFKDVTFSYPSRPDVIIFRDFSIFFPAGKTVAVVGGSGSGKSTVISLIERFYDPNEGQVLLDNVDVKTLQLRWLRDQIGLVNQEPALFATTILENILYGKPDATMVEVEAAASAANAHSFITLLPNGYNTQVGERGVQLSGGQKQRIAIARAMLKNPKILLLDEATSALDAGSESIVQEALDRLMVGRTTVVVAHRLSTIRNVDTIAVIQQGQVAETGTHEELISKAGAYASLIRFQEMVRNKDFKNPSTRRSRSTRLSHSLSTKSLSLRSGSLRNLSYQYSTGADGRIEMVSNAETDRKNPAPDGYFCRLLKLNAPEWPYSIMGAIGSVLSGFIGPTFAIVMSNMIEVFYYRNPASMERKTKEYVFIYIGAGLYAVVAYLIQHYFFSIMGENLTTRVRRMMLAAILRNEVGWFDEDEHNSSLIAARLATDAADVKSAIADRISVILQNMTSLLTSFIVAFIVEWRVSLLILATFPLLVLANFAQQLSLKGFAGDTAKAHAKTSMIAGEGVSNIRTVAAFNAQEKILSLFCHELHIPQLQSLRRSQSSGILFGLSQLALYASEALILWYGAHLVRKGISTFSKVIKVFVVLVITANSVAETVSLAPEIIRGGEAVGSVFSILDRSTKIDPDDPEAVPVESIRGEIELRHIDFAYPSRPDVTVFKDLSLRIRAGQSQALVGASGSGKSSVIALIERFYDPTAGKVMVDGKDIRRMNLKSLRLKIGLVQQEPALFAASIFENIAYGKDGATEAEVIEAARAANVHGFVSGLPDGYKTPVGERGVQLSGGQKQRIAIARAVLKDPTILLLDEATSALDAESECVLQEALERLMRGRTTVLVAHRLSTIRGVDSIGVVQDGRIVEQGSHAELVSRPEGAYSRLLQLQHHHI; encoded by the exons ATGGCGGAGGCTACAGAGGCGAAAGCTCTGCCCGAAGCTGAGAAGAAGAAGGAGCAGACTCTTTCTTTCTATAAGCTCTTCTCTTTTGCTGATAGGTACGATTGGTTACTCATGATCACCGGAAGCTTAGGAGCCGTCGTCCATGGCTCCTCCATGCCcgttttctttctcctttttggtGAGATGGTAAATGGGTTCGGCAAGAACCAATCGGATTTGAGGAAAATGACAGAGGAAGTATCAAAG TATGCTCTGTATTTCGTGTTTCTTGGACTGGTTGTATGCTTATCATCCTACGCAG aGATTGCATGTTGGATGTACACGGGGGAGAGGCAGGTGAGTACGTTGAGGAAGAAGTATTTGGAGGCAGTGTTGAGGCAGGACGTTGGGTTCTTTGACACAGACGCTAGAACTGGAGATATAGTCTTCAGTGTGTCAACGGACACTCTCCTTGTTCAAGATGCTATTAGCGAGAAG GTTGGGAATTTCATACACTATCTATCAACATTTCTGGCTGGTTTAGTGGTGGGCTTTCTTTCGGCATGGAGGCTAGCTCTGCTGAGTGTGGCAGTGATTCCGGGAATCGCTTTCGCCGGAGGATTATATGCTTACACCCTCACCGGCCTCACGTCCAAGAGTCGCGAATCCTATGCCAACGCCGGTATAATTGCAGAGCAG GCCATTGCCCAAGTTCGGACGGTTTACTCATATGTTGGGGAGAGCAAGGCCCTCAATTCATATTCAGATGCAATACAGAACACACTAAAGCTTGGATACAAGGCTGGGATGGCCAAAGGCTTGGGTCTAGGATGTACCTATGGAATAGCGTGCATGTCATGGGCTCTTGTGTTCTGGTATGCCGGTGTTTTTATCCGGAGTGGCCAGACTGATGGAGGGAAAGCGTTCACAGCAATTTTCTCTGCCATTGTTGGTGGCAT GAGCTTGGGTCAATCTTTTTCAAATCTCGGGGCATTTAGCAAGGGCAAAGCGGCTGGATACAAGTTAATGGAGATCATCAAGCAAAAGCCCACTATAATTCAAGACCCCTCGGATGGGAAGTGTTTGACAGAGGTTAATGGGAATATAGAATTCAAAGATGTAACCTTCAGCTACCCATCGCGACCCGATGTCATCATCTTTAGGgatttctcaatattctttccgGCGGGAAAGACAGTGGCTGTTGTAGGTGGAAGTGGTTCGGGGAAGAGCACTGTCATCTCTCTGATAGAGCGTTTCTATGATCCAAATGAGG GGCAGGTGTTGCTGGACAATGTGGACGTTAAGACACTGCAATTGAGATGGTTGCGCGATCAGATTGGGCTGGTGAACCAAGAACCTGCACTCTTTGCAACTACTATACTTGAAAACATACTCTATGGGAAGCCTGATGCAACAATGGTGGAAGTTGAAGCAGCTGCTTCAGCAGCAAACGCTCATAGCTTCATTACTTTGCTCCCCAATGGGTATAACACACAG GTGGGAGAGCGAGGAGTCCAACTCTCTGGTGGCCAGAAACAGAGAATTGCAATAGCCAGAGCCATGTtaaaaaacccaaaaattctcCTCCTTGATGAAGCAACCAGTGCCCTTGACGCTGGTTCTGAGAGCATTGTTCAGGAAGCTTTAGACCGTCTCATGGTTGGGAGAACAACTGTAGTTGTTGCTCATCGCCTCTCCACCATAAGGAATGTCGACACAATTGCAGTTATACAGCAAGGGCAAGTGGCTGAAACTGGAACCCATGAAGAATTAATCTCCAAAGCTGGGGCCTATGCTTCGTTGATTCGGTTTCAAGAAATGGTGAGAAACAAAGACTTTAAGAATCCTTCAACTCGTCGTTCCCGATCAACACGATTAAGCCACTCACTGTCCACAAAGTCTCTCAGCCTCAGGTCCGGCAGTTTACGGAACTTGAGTTATCAGTACAGTACTGGTGCTGATGGTCGGATAGAGATGGTCTCAAATGCTGAAACAGACAGGAAAAATCCAGCACCGGATGGGTATTTTTGCAGGCTGCTCAAGCTAAATGCTCCCGAATGGCCCTATTCAATAATGGGTGCTATAGGATCAGTGCTTTCTGGTTTTATTGGTCCAACCTTTGCCATTGTGATGAGCAATATGATTGAGGTCTTTTACTATAGAAACCCTGCCTCCATGGAAAGGAAGACAAAGGAATACGTTTTCATTTACATTGGTGCAGGTCTTTATGCAGTTGTTGCATATTTGATACAGCATTACTTCTTCAGTATCATGGGTGAGAACCTCACTACAAGAGTAAGGAGAATGATGCTTGCAG CAATTTTGAGGAATGAAGTTGGATGGTTCGATGAGGACGAGCACAACTCAAGCCTTATTGCAGCTCGCCTGGCCACAGATGCTGCTGATGTAAAATCGGCTATTGCAGACAGGATCTCGGTGATACTGCAAAACATGACATCCCTTCTCACATCATTTATAGTTGCTTTCATAGTGGAATGGAGGGTCTCTCTTCTCATTCTGGCTACCTTTCCTCTTCTTGTCCTTGCCAACTTTGCCCAG CAACTTTCCCTGAAAGGATTTGCTGGGGACACAGCCAAGGCACATGCAAAGACTAGCATGATTGCAGGGGAGGGTGTGAGCAACATCCGAACTGTGGCAGCCTTCAATGCCCAAGAGAAAATCCTCTCCCTTTTTTGTCATGAGCTCCACATCCCACAGCTTCAAAGCCTTCGACGCAGCCAATCGTCTGGCATCCTCTTTGGCCTTTCTCAGCTTGCTCTCTATGCCTCTGAAGCTCTCATACTTTGGTATGGAGCGCACCTTGTCCGCAAGGGAATCTCCACCTTTTCCAAGGTTATCAAAGTGTTTGTGGTTTTAGTCATTACTGCTAATTCAGTTGCAGAAACTGTGAGCCTCGCCCCTGAGATAATACGGGGTGGCGAAGCTGTTGGCTCTGTCTTCTCAATTCTCGACCGTTCCACCAAGATAGACCCTGATGATCCTGAGGCTGTGCCAGTTGAATCAATTCGTGGGGAGATAGAACTTCGTCACATAGACTTTGCATACCCTTCGCGACCTGATGTTACTGTGTTTAAAGACCTTAGCCTCCGGATCCGTGCTGGCCAGAGCCAAGCTCTTGTTGGAGCAAGTGGGTCTGGGAAGAGTTCTGTTATAGCATTAATAGAGCGATTTTATGATCCAACTGCTGGAAAAGTTATGGTTGATGGGAAAGACATTCGCAGGATGAATTTGAAGTCTCTAAGGCTTAAGATTGGTCTAGTGCAACAAGAACCAGCCCTCTTTGCAGCTagcatttttgaaaatattgcCTATGGTAAAGATGGGGCAACAGAAGCAGAAGTGATCGAAGCAGCTCGTGCCGCTAACGTGCATGGGTTTGTAAGTGGGTTGCCTGATGGATACAAAACACCAGTGGGTGAGAGAGGGGTTCAGCTCTCTGGTGGACAGAAACAGAGAATTGCTATTGCAAGAGCTGTTCTCAAGGACCCAACAATACTTCTGCTGGATGAGGCTACAAGCGCACTTGATGCAGAGTCCGAGTGTGTGCTACAAGAAGCCCTCGAGAGGCTTATGAGGGGTCGCACCACCGTGCTGGTGGCACACCGATTATCCACCATAAGAGGGGTGGATAGCATTGGCGTGGTACAAGATGGGCGGATTGTAGAGCAAGGGAGCCATGCTGAGCTTGTCAGCCGACCTGAAGGGGCATATTCCAGACTCTTGCAGTTACAGCACcatcacatatga